From one Solea solea chromosome 15, fSolSol10.1, whole genome shotgun sequence genomic stretch:
- the LOC131473587 gene encoding cone cGMP-specific 3',5'-cyclic phosphodiesterase subunit alpha'-like: MADKDTVEKFLDNNPQFAKEYYEKKVQADVITAAFNKQVQVKDPASFKDVTTIQEAEFMFELIKEMQCNVQMEKTLHKVLQRIALLVQADRCSYFGHRSRNGTPELSTVLFDVTHNSPFEKNLVNPNVEIVFPTDMGIVGWTAHCKKPQNVADVKKDSHFSDFVDKQTKYTTKCMMTAPIMNDKEPLGVIMALNKQGAAEFSKCDQELFHTFVNFAAVVIRQAYTAYMWDVESRRSQVLLWSASKVFEELTDIERQFHKALYTVRTYIKCERYSVGLLDMTKEKEFFDEWPIKLGEQEPYKGPKTPDGREISFYKIIDYLLEDKEEIKVIPGPPADHWALVSGLPAYVAENGFICNMMNAGADEYFTFQRTAVDESGWTIKNVLALPIVNKKEEIVGVATFFNRRDEKPFDENDEQVTEALTQFLGWSTLNSDTYDKLNRAEWRKDIAQEMLMYQTKATPSDVQTILNTQEKFGSSPEDCDQKEMYKLLRTNIPEAKNVELLEFRFSDFPLSELELIKCGVRCFFELGVVEKFKVPAEILTRWMYTVRRGYRDITYHNWRHGFNVGQTMFTLLLTGKLKKYYSDLEAFAMVAAGFCHDIDHRGTNNLYQTKSLSPLAKLHSSSVMERHHLEYSKTLMEDEDLNIFQNLQKRQFETVQHLFEVCIIATDLALYFKKRTMFQKIVDAMEGIPEEKEKINYVSNNPTRKEIIMAMMMTACDLSAITKPWEVQSKVALMVAAEFWEQGDLERTVLDQQPIPMMDRNHAAELPKMQCGFIDFVCSFVYKEFSRFHTEIQPMFNGLNTNRGEWRALADVHEAKMQAIENEKKNPEGGNEVDGGKSKTCVVC, encoded by the exons ATGGCGGACAAAGACACCGTCGAGAAGTTCCTTGACAACAATCCACAGTTTGCCAAGGAGTACTACGAAAAGAAAGTACAGGCAGACGTGATCACTGCCGCGTTTAACAAACAGGTGCAGGTCAAAGATCCAGCCTCCTTCAAGGATGTCACCACCATCCAGGAGGCTGAGTTCATGTTCGAGCTCATAAAGGAGATGCAGTGCAACGTGCAGATGGAGAAAACTCTGCATAAAGTTCTACAGAGAATTGCTCTGCTCGTGCAGGCCGATCGCTGCAGCTACTTTGGCCACCGGTCCCGTAATGGAACACCTGAGCTGTCCACAGTCCTCTTTGACGTGACACACAACTCTCCTTTTGAGAAAAATTTAGTCAACCCCAATGTAGAGATTGTTTTCCCCACTGACATGGGAATTGTGGGATGGACGGCTCACTGCAAGAAGCCCCAGAACGTTGCTGATGTGAAGAAG gACTCTCATTTCAGTGACTTTGTGGATAAACAGACCAAATACACCACAAAATGTATGATGACTGCTCCCATCATGAATGACAAGGAACCTCTGGGTGTCATCATGGCTCTCAACAAACAAGGTGCAGCTGAGTTCTCCAAGTGTGACCAGGAG CTCTTCCACACGTTTGTGAACTTTGCCGCTGTGGTTATTCGCCAAGCGTACACTGCTTATATGTGGGACGTAGAGTCCAGGAGAAGTCAG GTGTTGCTGTGGTCGGCCAGCAAAGTGTTTGAGGAGTTGACAGACATTGAGAGGCAGTTTCACAAAGCGCTGTACACCGTGAGGACGTATATCAAGTGCGAGAGATACTCTGTGGGACTCCTCGACATGACCAAAGAAAAG gAATTCTTTGATGAGTGGCCAATCAAACTCGGAGAACAGGAGCCATACAAGGGCCCCAAGACACCTGATGGCAGA gaaaTTAGCTTCTACAAGATCATCGACTACTTGCTGGAAGACAAAGAGGAGATCAAAGTTATTCC TGGACCTCCAGCAGACCACTGGGCTCTGGTCAGTGGACTCCCAGCATATGTGGCTGAGAATGGATTT ATCTGCAACATGATGAATGCTGGGGCAGATGAGTACTTTACGTTCCAG AGAACAGCCGTGGATGAGAGCGGGTGGACGATTAAGAATGTCCTCGCCCTGCCTATCGTCAACAAAAAGGAAGAAATTGTTGGCGTCGCAACGTTTTTCAACAGGAGAGATGAAAAGCCATTTGATGAGAATGATGAACAAGTTACAGAA GCCCTGACCCAGTTCCTTGGCTGGTCCACTCTGAACAGCGACACGTACGACAAACTGAACAGGGCAGAGTGGAGGAAAGACATTGCCCAGGAAATGCTCATGTACCAGACCAAAGCGACACCGAGTGACGTGCAGACCATTCTG AACACGCAAGAGAAGTTTGGCTCCTCACCAGAAGACTGCGACCAGAAAGAGATGTACAAACTTCTG AGAACCAACATCCCCGAGGCCAAGAATGTGGAGCTGCTTGAGTTCCGCTTCAGTGACTTCCCCTTGTCAGAGCTCGAACTCATCAAGTGTGGCGTCCGCTGCTTCTTCGAGTTAGGCGTGGTGGAGAAGTTCAAAGTCCCAGCTGAG ATCCTGACACGGTGGATGTACACCGTTCGCAGGGGATACCGTGACATCACGTACCACAACTGGAGACACGGCTTCAATGTCGGACAAACGATGTTCACTCTGCTGCTC ACAGGAAAACTGAAAAAGTACTACTCTGATCTTGAGGCCTTCGCTATGGTTGCTGCTGGGTTTTGCCACGACATTGACCACAGAGGAACCAACAATCTGTACCAGACAAA GAGTTTATCTCCACTAGCTAAACTGCACAGCAGCTCAGTTATGGAGCGTCACCATCTTGAGTACAGCAAGACTCTGATGGAAGACGAG GACCTGAATATCTTCCAGAACCTTCAGAAGCGCCAGTTTGAAACTGTGCAGCATCTGTTTGAAGTTTGCATTATCGCCACGGATCTCGCACTCTATTTTAA GAAGAGGACAATGTTCCAGAAAATTGTGGATGCTATGGAGGGGATtccagaggagaaagagaagatcAACTACGTCTCTAACAATCCAACGAGAAAGGAGATTATCAT ggCAATGATGATGACAGCTTGTGATCTGTCAGCCATTACAAAGCCGTGGGAGGTTCAGAGCAAG GTTGCTCTGATGGTGGCTGCAGAATTTTGGGAGCAGGGAGATCTTGAAAGGACTGTCCTTGACCAGCAGCCAATT CCCATGATGGACAGAAACCATGCCGCTGAGCTCCCTAAGATGCAGTGTGGTTTTATTGATTTCGTCTGTTCCTTTGTGTACAAG
- the LOC131473588 gene encoding free fatty acid receptor 4-like: protein MDIDPQTHLLHSQNFTYFSFFSELHYWNHATTIVETLAISTVFLVSVVTNAGAAALVTWERRLPANKTILTLNLFVADLLFVSMVPLIVAVRWTGSWTLGFAACHSVLYVICMSGCATVTTLASISVERLQAILRLQTTPTLNPKMVAVTLIFIWAFSALTALPTSLFFTVIEVDFTEQEDVHICTLKWPDPTGEIVWNVSFTALCFLLPGLIIVVSYSKILQIAKKSKRRLQRRGSQPPLGGSPEYHVSRQDMKLFRTLLFLVLSFLLMWSPIFIITFLIMARNLSSSHLHVSSTMFFWVTTFTLTNSALNPILYSLCQYRNSGRKFCCGSAVAPLRGDTCSSGQRQTTHQ, encoded by the exons ATGGATATTGACCCTCAAACTCACTTACTCCACTCGCAAAACTTCACatatttttccttcttctccgAGTTGCATTACTGGAATCATGCTACCACTATTGTTGAGACCTTGGCTATCTCCACCGTCTTCCTGGTGTCCGTGGTGACAAATGCTGGAGCCGCAGCCCTGGTAACCTGGGAGCGCAGACTGCCGGCCAACAAGACCATCCTGACCCTCAACTTGTTTGTGGCCGACCTGCTGTTTGTCAGCATGGTTCCACTGATAGTGGCAGTGCGCTGGACCGGGTCCTGGACACTGGGGTTCGCAGCCTGTCACTCTGTGCTGTATGTCATCTGTATGAGTGGCTGTGCCACCGTCACTACCCTGGCCTCCATCAGTGTGGAGAGGCTCCAGGCCATCCTCCGTCTGCAGACGACCCCCACTCTAAACCCCAAAATGGTGGCCGTCACCCTCATCTTCATCTGGGCCTTTTCTGCACTCACTGCTTTACCCACCAGTTTGTTCTTCACTGTGATAGAAGTGGATTTCACAGAGCAG GAAGATGTACATATCTGTACTCTGAAGTGGCCTGACCCAACTGGAGAGATAGTATGGAATGTGTCCTTTACTGCCCTGTGCTTCCTTCTCCCAGGACTCATTATAGTCGTCAGTTACAGCAAAATATTACAG ATTGCTAAAAAATCAAAGCGAAGGCTCCAACGTCGAGGCAGTCAGCCGCCACTCGGTGGGTCTCCTGAATACCATGTCTCCCGCCAGGACATGAAGCTCTTCCGTACTCTTCTGTTCCTTGTGCTCTCTTTCTTGCTCATGTGGAGTCCTATTTTCATCATCACCTTCCTCATCATGGCCAGAAACCTCTCCAGCAGTCACCTTCACGTCTCCTCTACCATGTTCTTCTGGGTGACAACGTTCACACTGACCAACTCGGCTCTCAATCCCATCCTCTACTCGCTCTGTCAGTACAGGAATAGTGGCCGTAAGTTCTGCTGTGGTTCTGCTGTGGCGCCACTGCGAGGAGACACTTGCAGCAGTGGTCAAAGGCAAACGACGCATCAGTGA
- the LOC131474366 gene encoding centrosomal protein of 55 kDa-like isoform X2 has product MASSKYKDLVWKRKRLDMVISCLRKENACLKKALVELSRQHSKHLKLVQRFISLQTVRMENSQQLMDEHNKTASPPVLSKKGPNLMEGVNKDRVSAYAREMEEIKNKLVSLSARCQDLENKVKGKKESDEQGSNYTQTELENHLRDALEKSKHLLEYDQQREACVRAVMARMLWLERQLNEANQARSNQDNEDHSDEKWKMCQMQEFYERLLQKAKEELDVLREQLNLSKQNLTTAQKWGKEREMEVEELKQQLHDHCSEYEVKHLSEKTEDLEYRLHKEKRRTATFELQIKLLQKYLLNSHRGDQERIADLEAKLSSLKPTSTSRSVLNESFLNCPGCLAQYPASHYQDLIKHMEFCLD; this is encoded by the exons ATGGCATCGTCCAAATATAAGGATTTAGTCTGGAAAAGGAAAAGGCTAGATATGGTTATTAGCTGCCTGAGGAAGGAGAATGCCTGCCTGAAAAAGGCCCTGGTCGAGTTATCTCGTCAACATTCGAAGCATCTCAAGCTAGTGCAG AGATTTATCTCTCTTCAAACTGTAAGGATGGAGAACTCTCAGCAGCTGATGGATGAACATAATAAGACCGCTTCACCACCAGTGCTGAGTAAGAAAGGGCCAAACCTGATGGAGGGAGTGAATAAAGACAGGGTATCTGCTTACGCCAGAGAGATGGAAGAAATCAAGAACAAGCTTGTGAGCCTCTCAGCTCGGTGTCAAGATCTTGAGAACAAAGTTAAAGgaaagaag GAGTCGGATGAACAAGGCTCaaactacacacaaacagagcttGAAAATCACCTCAGAGAT GCCTTGGAGAAGAGCAAGCACTTGCTGGAATACGACCAGCAGAGAGAGGCCTGTGTGAGGGCAGTCATGGCCAGAATGTTATGGCTGGAGAGGCAGCTGAATGAAGCCAATCAGGCCCGCTCAAATCAGGACAATGAAGACCATTCAGATG agaaatggaaaatgtgCCAGATGCAGGAGTTTTATGAAAGACTTCTACAGAAAGCCAAAGAAGAGCTGGACGTGCTCAGGGAGCAGCTCAACCTCTCCAAACAGAATCTGACAACAGCTCAAAAGTG GGGCAAAGAAAGGGAGATGGAGGTGGAAGAGCTCAAGCAGCAGCTGCATGATCATTGCTCCGAGTATGAAGTCAAACATCTGTCAGAAAAGACCGAAGACCTTGAGTACAGACTGCATAAAGAGAAGCGTAGGACAGCGACCTTTGAGCTGCAG ATTAAACTCCTTCAGAAGTATCTGCTTAACTCTCACCGTGGAGACCAGGAAAGGATTGCAGACCTGGAGGCAAAG CTCTCCAGTCTGAAACCCACCTCCACCAGCAGAAGTGTACTCAATGAAAGCTTCCTGAATTGTCCTGGCTGCCTGGCCCAGTACCCTGCCAGTCACTACCAAGACCTGATCAAACACATGGAATTCTGTCTTGATTGA
- the LOC131474366 gene encoding centrosomal protein of 55 kDa-like isoform X1: MFVCVSCNIGHMTKMASSKYKDLVWKRKRLDMVISCLRKENACLKKALVELSRQHSKHLKLVQRFISLQTVRMENSQQLMDEHNKTASPPVLSKKGPNLMEGVNKDRVSAYAREMEEIKNKLVSLSARCQDLENKVKGKKESDEQGSNYTQTELENHLRDALEKSKHLLEYDQQREACVRAVMARMLWLERQLNEANQARSNQDNEDHSDEKWKMCQMQEFYERLLQKAKEELDVLREQLNLSKQNLTTAQKWGKEREMEVEELKQQLHDHCSEYEVKHLSEKTEDLEYRLHKEKRRTATFELQIKLLQKYLLNSHRGDQERIADLEAKLSSLKPTSTSRSVLNESFLNCPGCLAQYPASHYQDLIKHMEFCLD, encoded by the exons atgtttgtgtgtgtctcttgcaACATTGGACACATGACAAAGATGGCATCGTCCAAATATAAGGATTTAGTCTGGAAAAGGAAAAGGCTAGATATGGTTATTAGCTGCCTGAGGAAGGAGAATGCCTGCCTGAAAAAGGCCCTGGTCGAGTTATCTCGTCAACATTCGAAGCATCTCAAGCTAGTGCAG AGATTTATCTCTCTTCAAACTGTAAGGATGGAGAACTCTCAGCAGCTGATGGATGAACATAATAAGACCGCTTCACCACCAGTGCTGAGTAAGAAAGGGCCAAACCTGATGGAGGGAGTGAATAAAGACAGGGTATCTGCTTACGCCAGAGAGATGGAAGAAATCAAGAACAAGCTTGTGAGCCTCTCAGCTCGGTGTCAAGATCTTGAGAACAAAGTTAAAGgaaagaag GAGTCGGATGAACAAGGCTCaaactacacacaaacagagcttGAAAATCACCTCAGAGAT GCCTTGGAGAAGAGCAAGCACTTGCTGGAATACGACCAGCAGAGAGAGGCCTGTGTGAGGGCAGTCATGGCCAGAATGTTATGGCTGGAGAGGCAGCTGAATGAAGCCAATCAGGCCCGCTCAAATCAGGACAATGAAGACCATTCAGATG agaaatggaaaatgtgCCAGATGCAGGAGTTTTATGAAAGACTTCTACAGAAAGCCAAAGAAGAGCTGGACGTGCTCAGGGAGCAGCTCAACCTCTCCAAACAGAATCTGACAACAGCTCAAAAGTG GGGCAAAGAAAGGGAGATGGAGGTGGAAGAGCTCAAGCAGCAGCTGCATGATCATTGCTCCGAGTATGAAGTCAAACATCTGTCAGAAAAGACCGAAGACCTTGAGTACAGACTGCATAAAGAGAAGCGTAGGACAGCGACCTTTGAGCTGCAG ATTAAACTCCTTCAGAAGTATCTGCTTAACTCTCACCGTGGAGACCAGGAAAGGATTGCAGACCTGGAGGCAAAG CTCTCCAGTCTGAAACCCACCTCCACCAGCAGAAGTGTACTCAATGAAAGCTTCCTGAATTGTCCTGGCTGCCTGGCCCAGTACCCTGCCAGTCACTACCAAGACCTGATCAAACACATGGAATTCTGTCTTGATTGA